In one window of Arachis ipaensis cultivar K30076 chromosome B06, Araip1.1, whole genome shotgun sequence DNA:
- the LOC110264163 gene encoding uncharacterized protein LOC110264163 has translation MDKADHEESFLVVNMEDIFNCDFSLNLSFKFGVDNQENMLTLENQEHILTVLREDWKRRQKLCTITLICYIVHMLYLLKCMSTRVDKSISHKLVGREQIRATLMQQLRETHRYRDILRMGPNAFLQLCEKLRATCQVRDTKHVTVEEQVARFLYIIAHNVKTRTVSFFYHRSGETVSRHFHAVLRAIILLEDEFLRQPSASIISPAILHNHRFYPYFKDCIGAIDETHFRVKVPIGDQPKFRWRKDWPTQIVLAACDFDMKFTYVLTGWEGTASDSKVLKNALSRDDNLKLPRGKFCLGDAGFMLKHGLITPYRGVRYHLKEYARRGPENEKELFNLHHASLRNVIERSFGVLKKRFAIITSDTEPHYDFETMTEIVLACCILHNFLMGVDPDPHLIAQVDRELQENNPEEDEIVRHE, from the exons ATGGATAAGGCTGATCATGAAGAAAGTTTTTTGGTCGTCAATatggaagacatctttaattGTGATTTCTCACTAAACCTTTCCTTTAAGTTTGGGGTCGATAATCAGGAAAACATGTTAACCCTTGAAAACCAAGAACATATATTAACAGTTTTGAGGGAGGATTGGAAAAGACGACAAAAATTATGCACAATAACACTGATATGTTACATTGTGCACATGTTATATTTATTGAAATGTATGTCTACGAGGGTTGACAAATCCATCTCCCATAAATTGGTTGGGCGAGAACAAATTCGAGCTACCTTAATGCAACAGTTAAGAGAAACTCATAGGTATCGTGACATCCTACGCATGGGCCCTAATGCATTTCTTCAATTGTGCGAGAAATTAAGAGCAACATGTCAAGTGAGAGATACAAAACATGTTACAGTAGAGGAGCAAGTTGCTAGGTTCTTGTATATAATAGCTCATAATGTGAAAACTAGAACCGTTTCTTTTTTCTACCACCGGTCTGGAGAAACTGTTAGCCGTCACTTCCATGCTGTGCTACGGGCAATTATTTTACTAGAAGATGAATTTCTTCGACAACCATCTGCATCCATTATTTCTCCGGCGATCCTTCACAATCATAGATTTTATCCTTATTTTAAG GATTGTATTGGAGCTATAGATGAAACACATTTTCGTGTCAAAGTACCCATAGGAGATCAACCCAAATTTCGATGGAGAAAAGATTGGCCGACACAAATTGTATTAGCTGCATGTGATTTCGATATGAAGTTCACTTATGTATTAACGGGTTGGGAAGGAACAGCATCTGACTCAAAAGTTCTTAAGAATGCATTATCGAGGGATGATAATCTTAAACTTCCACGAG gaaaattttgtcttggGGATGCTGGATTTATGCTGAAGCATGGATTAATTACCCCATACCGAGGTGTAAGGTATCACTTAAAAGAGTATGCAAGACGTGGCCCAGAAAATGAAAAGGAATTATTTAATCTTCATCATGCTTCATTGAGAAATGTTATCGAAAGgtcatttggagttttgaagaaaagattTGCAATAATCACAAGCGACACTGAACCACATTATGACTTTGAAACTATGACTGAAATTGTGCTAGCTTGTTGCATATTACATAACTTTTTAATGGGTGTAGATCCTGATCCACATCTCATAGCTCAAGTTGATCGAGAACTACAAGAAAATAATCCAGAAGAGGATGAAATAGTTCGACATGAATAA
- the LOC107605320 gene encoding UDP-glycosyltransferase 90A1-like, which translates to MGSIPSEEFNSSFHALLFPFMSKGHTIPLLHFARLLLRRNFSVTLFTTTANRPFIADSLSGTAASIVTLPFTVSTTNNDIPPGIESTDKLPSMSLFFEFAMATASIQPHFEQALETLPRVSFMVTDGFLWWTLQSANKFHIPRLVFFGMSCYSVSVFREAGMQGIFRGPQPDDELVELTRFPWIKICKEDLEPSSRNAEPGSIPYEFNVKLIGASVNSYGTVVNSFYELEPLFVDYLKTTNTSHKYWCVGPLCLADDVGSFSGTKEPKWMTWLHQKKKCSVLYVAFGSQAEVSNEELEEIAMGLEESMVSFLWVIRKKDWVLPKGFEERVEGSGMVVREWVDQREILNDERVGGYVSHCGWNSVVESVCGGVPMVAWPMMAEQHVNARMVEEELKVGIRMETCDGRVRGFVKREGVSKCVKELMEGERGIQLRQNVKVLARIARMAVQEGGSSWSALDHLIHELCSKK; encoded by the coding sequence ATGGGTTCAATCCCCTCGGAAGAATTCAACAGTTCCTTCCACGCACTTCTATTCCCATTCATGTCCAAAGGCCACACAATCCCCCTCCTCCACTTTGCCCGCCTCCTCCTCCGCCGCAATTTCTCCGTCACCCTCTTCACCACCACCGCTAACCGCCCCTTCATCGCCGACTCTCTTTCCGGCACCGCCGCCTCTATCGTCACGCTCCCGTTCACAGTCTCCACCACCAACAACGACATCCCGCCCGGAATAGAGAGCACGGACAAGCTCCCATCCATGTCCCTCTTCTTCGAGTTCGCCATGGCCACCGCCTCCATCCAACCGCACTTCGAGCAAGCCCTCGAGACCCTGCCACGTGTCAGCTTCATGGTCACCGACGGGTTTCTCTGGTGGACCCTACAATCCGCCAACAAATTCCACATCCCGAGGCTCGTCTTCTTCGGCATGAGCTGTTATAGCGTCAGCGTCTTTAGGGAAGCAGGGATGCAAGGAATATTCCGTGGGCCCCAACCTGACGACGAGTTAGTCGAGTTGACTCGGTTTCCATGGATCAAAATCTGCAAGGAAGACTTGGAGCCAAGTTCCAGAAACGCCGAACCAGGGAGTATCCCTTACGAGTTCAACGTGAAATTGATTGGAGCCTCGGTCAACAGCTACGGCACTGTGGTCAACAGTTTCTACGAACTAGAGCCTCTGTTCGTTGACTATTTGAAAACCACGAATACTTCTCATAAGTATTGGTGCGTTGGTCCGTTGTGCCTCGCTGATGACGTGGGTAGTTTTTCGGGTACGAAGGAACCGAAATGGATGACGTGGCTGCATCAGAAAAAGAAGTGCTCGGTTTTGTACGTGGCTTTTGGGTCACAGGCGGAGGTTTCGAATGAAGAGTTGGAGGAGATAGCGATGGGGTTGGAAGAATCCATGGTGAGTTTCTTGTGGGTGATAAGAAAGAAGGATTGGGTTCTACCAAAGGGGTTCGAAGAGAGGGTTGAAGGGAGCGGGATGGTGGTGAGGGAGTGGGTGGATCAACGGGAGATACTGAATGATGAGAGAGTGGGTGGGTATGTGAGCCACTGCGGGTGGAACTCGGTGGTGGAGAGCGTGTGCGGCGGGGTTCCGATGGTGGCGTGGCCGATGATGGCGGAGCAGCACGTGAACGCGAGGATGGTGGAGGAGGAGTTGAAGGTGGGGATTAGAATGGAGACGTGTGATGGGAGGGTGAGGGGGTTTGTGAAAAGAGAAGGGGTGAGCAAGTGTGTGAAGGAGTTGATGGAAGGGGAGAGAGGGATTCAGTTACGTCAGAATGTTAAGGTGTTGGCTCGGATAGCTAGGATGGCTGTTCAGGAAGGTGGTTCCTCTTGGTCAGCTTTGGACCATCTCATTCATGAGTTGTGCTCAAAGAAGTAG